The Caproicibacterium lactatifermentans genome contains a region encoding:
- a CDS encoding acyl-CoA dehydratase activase has product MKIGLDVGSTTIKSVVLNDDNQIVFKSYERHYSQITEKITELLTKIRDEVVHGEDALLTISGSAGMGISETCDLPFVQEVYATRIATGRLLPQTDCIIELGGEDAKILFLTGGLEVRMNGTCAGGTGAFIDQMATLLNVSLEEMDSLSEHYEKIYTIASRCGVFAKSDIQPLLNQGARKSDLAASIFAAVANQTIAGLAQGRPITGNVLYLGGPLTFLKGLRRAFDMALKTKGTCPENSLYFVALGAAYSSEIEIDLDTALKNISTYGVTGNFRSIDPLFNSKEEYRAFVERHSKSKVPRGNLQTYQGPFYLGVDSGSTTIKAVVMGNSGQILDSFYRGNTGNPVPIMRDYLLQLYQKRPDISFTAAAVTGYGEDLLKNAFNIDYGVVETIAHFTAAKRFMPNVDFVIDIGGQDMKCFKVHNGAIDNIFLNEACSSGCGSFLQTFANTLGYKIEDFAKLGLFAKHPVDLGSRCTVFMNSQVKQAQKDGATTEDISAGLSVSVVKNALYKVIRVSSAKELGKNIVVQGGTFLNDAVLRVFEKEMNVNVIRPDISGLMGAYGAAVYAMNKALHKETGTSTLISREELETFKHEVKVTNCGMCSNNCRLTINIFDNGRRFIGGNRCERPVTKRSGTGAEYDLYTYKLQKLQSYTPVPAGKRGKIGIPMCLNMYEMLPFWYTFFSMLGFEVVTSPLSNRELYLEGQSTIPSDTVCFPAKLSHGHILRLLDEGVDTIFYPCLSYNFDENRSDNHYNCPVVAYYPEVIAANMHQLKGKKFIHDYVGIHRPHDFPKKMLKILNYHFHNQPFTLKEVKIAANAAYQSYNDYMTDVRKKGGEIVKRARLEHKPIIVLSGRPYHLDPEVNHGIDKLITSLGAAVISEDVVAACEHMEPVKVLNQWTYHARLYSAAEYVATQPDMNLVQLVSFGCGLDAITTDEVRRILEENGKIYTQIKIDEITNLGAVKIRLRSLFAALEQ; this is encoded by the coding sequence ATGAAAATTGGTCTTGATGTTGGTTCCACGACAATTAAAAGTGTGGTATTGAACGACGATAATCAGATTGTTTTCAAGTCTTACGAACGCCATTATTCACAGATTACGGAGAAAATAACAGAACTGCTTACTAAAATCCGTGATGAAGTAGTGCATGGAGAAGATGCACTACTGACAATCTCCGGCTCCGCTGGCATGGGTATCAGTGAAACATGTGACCTGCCGTTTGTTCAAGAAGTATATGCCACGCGAATTGCTACTGGGCGCCTTCTGCCGCAAACCGACTGTATCATTGAGCTGGGCGGTGAAGACGCTAAAATTCTGTTTTTAACAGGTGGTCTTGAAGTTCGTATGAATGGCACTTGCGCCGGCGGTACAGGCGCTTTTATTGACCAAATGGCAACTCTTCTAAACGTTTCCCTGGAGGAGATGGATTCCCTTTCAGAACATTATGAGAAAATTTATACGATTGCTTCCCGCTGCGGTGTCTTTGCAAAAAGTGACATTCAGCCGCTTTTAAATCAGGGCGCACGAAAAAGTGACCTTGCCGCCAGCATTTTTGCTGCAGTGGCAAATCAAACGATTGCCGGCCTTGCACAGGGCCGACCGATTACTGGAAATGTCCTGTATCTGGGTGGACCTCTTACTTTTCTGAAAGGTCTGCGCCGTGCATTCGATATGGCCCTGAAAACAAAGGGGACCTGCCCAGAAAACAGTCTCTACTTTGTCGCTTTGGGCGCCGCATACAGCAGTGAAATCGAGATAGATTTGGATACAGCATTAAAGAATATTTCCACTTATGGTGTTACCGGAAACTTCCGCAGTATCGACCCGCTTTTTAACAGCAAAGAAGAATATCGTGCATTTGTAGAGCGTCACAGCAAAAGTAAAGTTCCCCGCGGTAATCTTCAAACTTACCAAGGCCCCTTTTACCTCGGTGTAGATTCTGGTTCTACGACCATCAAGGCCGTTGTTATGGGAAACAGCGGACAGATTCTGGACAGTTTCTACCGTGGAAACACTGGCAATCCGGTACCGATTATGCGTGATTATCTATTGCAGCTGTATCAAAAGCGTCCAGATATTTCTTTTACCGCAGCAGCTGTTACCGGCTATGGAGAAGACCTGCTGAAAAATGCCTTTAACATTGATTATGGTGTTGTTGAAACAATAGCACATTTTACAGCAGCCAAACGCTTTATGCCAAATGTGGATTTTGTTATCGACATTGGCGGGCAGGACATGAAGTGTTTTAAAGTTCACAATGGGGCCATAGACAATATTTTCTTGAATGAAGCTTGTTCTTCCGGTTGTGGTTCCTTTTTGCAGACATTTGCCAATACGCTGGGATATAAAATCGAGGACTTTGCAAAGCTAGGCCTATTTGCTAAACATCCGGTTGATTTGGGAAGCCGCTGCACCGTCTTTATGAACAGCCAGGTCAAGCAGGCACAGAAAGATGGCGCCACGACGGAAGACATTTCAGCCGGTTTGTCCGTTAGTGTCGTCAAAAATGCATTGTATAAAGTTATTCGTGTATCTTCAGCGAAAGAGCTGGGCAAAAATATTGTTGTACAGGGTGGTACATTCTTAAATGATGCGGTTCTGCGTGTCTTTGAAAAAGAAATGAACGTCAACGTTATCCGTCCAGACATTTCCGGCCTGATGGGTGCTTATGGTGCGGCAGTTTACGCGATGAACAAAGCGCTGCATAAAGAAACCGGAACCAGTACGCTTATTTCCCGAGAAGAACTGGAAACCTTTAAACATGAGGTGAAAGTAACTAACTGCGGTATGTGCAGCAACAACTGCCGTTTGACCATCAATATTTTTGACAATGGCCGCCGGTTTATCGGTGGAAATCGCTGTGAGCGTCCTGTAACGAAGCGCAGCGGCACGGGTGCGGAGTATGATTTATATACTTACAAGCTGCAGAAGCTGCAGTCGTATACGCCAGTGCCCGCAGGAAAACGTGGAAAAATCGGTATTCCAATGTGTTTGAATATGTATGAAATGCTTCCATTCTGGTACACGTTTTTTTCCATGCTTGGCTTTGAAGTGGTCACTTCTCCGCTTTCCAACCGAGAACTTTATCTGGAGGGTCAAAGCACCATTCCCAGCGATACGGTTTGCTTCCCTGCAAAGCTGTCACATGGTCACATTCTGCGCTTGTTGGATGAAGGTGTGGATACCATTTTCTATCCCTGCCTAAGCTATAATTTTGATGAGAACCGCAGTGACAATCACTATAACTGCCCGGTTGTTGCTTATTATCCGGAAGTAATCGCAGCCAACATGCATCAGTTGAAAGGTAAAAAATTCATCCATGACTACGTTGGCATTCATAGGCCCCATGATTTTCCTAAAAAGATGTTGAAAATTTTAAATTACCATTTTCATAATCAACCATTTACACTGAAAGAAGTGAAGATAGCTGCCAACGCTGCTTATCAGTCTTACAACGATTATATGACGGACGTTCGCAAAAAAGGCGGCGAAATTGTAAAACGTGCACGGCTGGAGCATAAACCGATTATTGTTCTTTCTGGTCGGCCATATCATTTGGACCCGGAGGTCAACCATGGCATTGATAAACTAATTACCAGCCTGGGAGCAGCTGTTATCAGTGAAGATGTTGTGGCTGCCTGTGAACATATGGAACCGGTCAAAGTACTGAATCAGTGGACTTATCATGCACGCCTTTATTCCGCTGCCGAATATGTCGCCACACAGCCGGACATGAACCTGGTGCAGCTTGTTTCTTTTGGCTGTGGATTGGATGCTATCACAACTGATGAGGTACGCCGCATTCTTGAAGAGAACGGCAAAATTTACACCCAAATTAAAATTGATGAAATCACAAATTTGGGTGCCGTAAAGATCCGCCTGCGCAGTTTGTTTGCAGCGCTGGAACAGTAA
- the accC gene encoding acetyl-CoA carboxylase biotin carboxylase subunit, protein MFSKILIANRGEIAVRIIRACKEMGIATVAVFSAADRDALHVSLADESVCIGPARVQDSYLNMPAILSAAVTTGAQAIHPGYGLLSENAKFAQLCEECHITFIGPDSGLIAKLGDKDEAKRTMRAAGVPVVPGSGLIDSDATALAAAKEIGYPLLVKARAGGGGRGIRLVNSAEELLPALHASAKEAEIAFGDGACYLEKYLNPVKHIEMQILCDNYDNVLCLGERECSIQRKHQKLLEESPAVCVTSQLRHNMMEAASKAAKAVHYRSLGTIEFLVDSDLSFYFMEMNTRLQVEHPVTEMVTGMDLVKWQIRVASGIQLPFAQKDVRLRGHAIECRINAEDPENGFVPSCGKINLLHIPGGPWVRFDTALYQDYTVPPFYDSLLGKLIVYAQTREEAIRKMQAALAELVIEGVSNTAELQMDILSDPSFLDGSYHTDFMEKREKLC, encoded by the coding sequence GTGTTTTCCAAAATACTCATTGCGAACCGTGGTGAAATTGCGGTACGCATTATTCGAGCCTGCAAGGAAATGGGAATCGCCACTGTGGCGGTTTTCAGCGCTGCAGACCGGGATGCGCTGCATGTAAGTCTTGCCGATGAAAGTGTTTGCATTGGTCCTGCCCGTGTACAGGATAGCTATCTGAATATGCCGGCAATCCTTTCGGCCGCTGTTACAACGGGAGCGCAGGCCATTCACCCAGGCTATGGGCTCTTAAGTGAAAATGCAAAATTTGCTCAGCTGTGTGAAGAATGTCATATTACCTTTATTGGGCCGGATTCTGGGCTGATTGCGAAGTTGGGCGATAAGGATGAAGCGAAACGTACAATGCGCGCTGCAGGGGTTCCAGTTGTCCCAGGCAGCGGACTGATTGACAGTGATGCAACAGCATTAGCGGCGGCAAAGGAAATTGGTTATCCTCTGCTTGTTAAAGCAAGGGCAGGCGGCGGCGGCCGCGGTATACGTCTGGTGAACAGCGCCGAAGAACTGCTGCCAGCACTGCATGCTTCTGCTAAAGAAGCTGAAATTGCTTTCGGAGATGGTGCTTGCTACCTTGAAAAATACTTAAATCCAGTCAAGCATATTGAAATGCAGATTTTATGTGATAATTATGATAACGTCCTTTGTCTTGGAGAACGAGAGTGCTCCATTCAGCGCAAACATCAAAAACTGCTGGAGGAAAGCCCTGCAGTCTGCGTCACATCACAGTTGCGGCATAATATGATGGAAGCTGCTAGCAAAGCAGCAAAGGCTGTTCATTACCGCAGTTTGGGAACGATAGAATTTTTGGTGGACAGTGACCTCAGTTTCTATTTTATGGAAATGAATACGCGTCTGCAGGTGGAACATCCCGTAACAGAAATGGTAACAGGCATGGACCTTGTAAAATGGCAAATCCGTGTTGCTTCCGGTATACAGCTTCCCTTTGCCCAAAAAGATGTTCGTTTGCGCGGACATGCTATTGAGTGCCGCATTAATGCTGAGGACCCAGAAAACGGGTTTGTGCCCAGCTGCGGAAAAATTAATCTGCTGCATATCCCAGGCGGTCCATGGGTGCGGTTTGACACGGCTTTGTATCAGGATTATACGGTGCCGCCTTTTTACGATTCTCTGTTGGGAAAGCTGATTGTCTATGCACAAACCAGAGAAGAAGCCATTCGAAAGATGCAAGCTGCTCTGGCAGAACTAGTCATTGAAGGCGTCAGCAATACTGCTGAACTGCAGATGGATATTTTATCTGACCCCAGTTTTCTGGATGGCAGCTATCATACTGACTTTATGGAAAAGAGGGAAAAGCTGTGCTGA
- a CDS encoding 2-hydroxyacyl-CoA dehydratase, which translates to MAELVYDNTGRLIFTKEMKKEYTILIPMMLPVHFKLFVGVLRNAGYKIELLENSGQAIVQEGLKYVHNDACYPAILVIGQFLDALHSGKYDLDHTALLLTQTGGGCRASNYIPLLRKALHKAGMDQIPIISLNLVGLEKNPGFSMTLPMISRMMAGVVYGDALMSLNNQIKPYEIEKGQSAALLDKWVEKLNEQFVHTRGISMGDQRKNLAGIMKDFSEIPVKKVSKIHVGIVGEIYVKYAPFANNHLEDFLAEQDCEVNVPGLMNFLLFMVSHGLDERRLYGGSFAKAAVVKLLFNYVTKMQHIITETFQPYPQFLAPTEFSHVRELVKGVIGYGAKMGEGWLLTGEMLELSECGFENIICAQPFGCLPNHVVGKGMIHKIKQIHPNANIVPIDYDPSATQVNQENRIKLMLAVARENLGKGKN; encoded by the coding sequence ATGGCGGAATTGGTATATGACAACACAGGACGGCTCATTTTTACAAAAGAAATGAAAAAGGAATACACCATTCTGATTCCCATGATGCTGCCGGTTCACTTTAAACTTTTTGTTGGTGTTTTGCGCAATGCCGGTTATAAAATTGAATTGTTGGAAAATAGCGGACAGGCTATTGTACAGGAAGGCCTGAAATATGTTCATAATGATGCTTGCTATCCGGCTATTTTGGTCATTGGCCAGTTTTTGGATGCCCTTCATTCCGGCAAATATGATTTGGACCACACCGCGCTGTTGCTGACACAAACCGGCGGCGGTTGCCGTGCCAGCAATTACATTCCTCTTTTGCGCAAAGCACTGCATAAAGCTGGAATGGACCAGATCCCTATTATCAGCCTAAACCTTGTTGGGCTGGAGAAAAACCCCGGGTTCAGTATGACTTTGCCCATGATAAGCCGTATGATGGCAGGCGTTGTGTACGGCGATGCGCTGATGAGTCTGAATAATCAGATAAAGCCCTATGAAATTGAAAAAGGGCAGAGTGCAGCGCTACTGGACAAATGGGTGGAAAAGCTCAACGAACAGTTTGTACACACTCGGGGTATCAGCATGGGCGACCAGCGTAAAAATTTGGCTGGCATTATGAAGGACTTTTCGGAAATACCAGTCAAGAAGGTCTCTAAAATTCATGTTGGCATTGTTGGCGAAATTTATGTAAAATATGCGCCCTTCGCAAACAATCATCTGGAAGATTTTCTCGCTGAGCAGGATTGCGAAGTCAATGTGCCGGGTTTAATGAACTTTTTGCTTTTTATGGTCAGTCACGGCTTGGACGAAAGGCGGCTGTATGGTGGCAGCTTTGCGAAGGCAGCTGTTGTGAAACTCCTTTTCAATTATGTTACGAAAATGCAGCATATTATTACAGAGACATTCCAGCCTTATCCGCAGTTCTTGGCACCAACCGAATTTTCTCATGTCCGCGAACTGGTCAAAGGTGTGATTGGTTACGGTGCTAAAATGGGTGAAGGCTGGCTTTTGACCGGTGAAATGTTGGAGCTCAGTGAATGCGGTTTTGAAAACATTATCTGCGCGCAGCCGTTTGGGTGTCTTCCAAACCATGTAGTTGGCAAAGGAATGATTCATAAAATCAAACAGATACACCCGAATGCCAATATTGTCCCGATTGACTATGACCCCAGTGCGACACAGGTAAATCAGGAAAATCGTATTAAGTTAATGCTTGCTGTTGCCCGTGAAAATCTGGGAAAAGGTAAAAATTAA
- the accD gene encoding acetyl-CoA carboxylase, carboxyltransferase subunit beta — translation MLKRANFKPSRNTLENFGIATAANGTPEQPQIPDRLCVKCPGCGKMLFTIDVQKNDNVCPECSYHFKMPARKRLLSLCDEQSFTEWDSTLYSKDFLSFPGYKVKLKSSRLNSRENEAVISGYGKISGSPCALFAMDGRFMMGSMGCVVGEKITRVFERATQQHLPVVGFTLSGGARMQEGTLSLMQMAKTSGAVKRHSDAGLLYITILTNPTTGGVTASFAMEGDILLAEPGALIAFAGPRVIEQTIRQKLPKGFQSAEFLLEKGFLDDIVARKDMRHTLSHLLKLHEKEA, via the coding sequence GTGCTGAAACGTGCCAACTTTAAACCCAGCCGCAATACATTAGAAAATTTCGGAATTGCAACAGCAGCAAACGGTACCCCGGAGCAACCCCAAATTCCGGACCGGCTGTGTGTGAAATGCCCAGGCTGTGGAAAAATGCTTTTTACCATCGACGTCCAAAAGAATGACAATGTGTGCCCGGAGTGCAGCTATCATTTTAAGATGCCGGCCCGCAAACGATTGCTTTCTTTGTGTGATGAGCAATCATTTACAGAGTGGGATTCTACATTATATAGTAAGGACTTTCTTTCTTTCCCAGGTTATAAAGTTAAGTTAAAAAGCAGCCGACTGAACAGCCGTGAAAATGAAGCTGTTATTTCTGGATATGGAAAAATCAGTGGGTCACCCTGTGCTTTGTTTGCAATGGATGGCCGTTTTATGATGGGAAGCATGGGCTGCGTGGTCGGGGAAAAAATAACGCGCGTTTTTGAGCGTGCGACACAGCAGCACCTGCCGGTCGTTGGATTTACACTTTCCGGTGGGGCTCGTATGCAGGAGGGAACACTGTCCTTAATGCAGATGGCAAAAACCAGCGGCGCTGTTAAACGTCACAGTGATGCAGGCCTGCTGTATATCACAATTCTAACAAACCCAACAACTGGCGGTGTTACAGCCAGCTTCGCAATGGAAGGGGATATCCTTCTCGCAGAGCCTGGAGCTCTGATTGCATTTGCTGGTCCGCGTGTCATTGAACAGACCATTCGTCAGAAACTTCCAAAAGGATTTCAAAGCGCTGAGTTCCTTTTGGAAAAGGGGTTTCTGGATGATATCGTTGCCAGAAAAGATATGCGTCATACATTGTCTCATCTTCTAAAACTACATGAAAAGGAGGCGTGA
- a CDS encoding DegV family protein gives MIAIVTDSTAPVTRQEAEKYGICIVPHSYQVNGTTYLENYTDRNYNYTQRLTNAGNHTATNQCTSSAFAVMFEHLLSQGYEVLCIVISSRLSGAWNSAVTAAREIGGDKIAVVDSLTTAGGLYYQIMRARELADTGISLDKLASYCAAQRSSVGLGFSVEDMHALRRSRRLGPLSQSVTTILNCRPIFLVQDGTIVYKELARGRANRIRMLSALVPQNAQRIMVQGFGTMPIASSLAHMLQQHFPQIEIQRKEVGPVLSIHIGMQALAVSWCLN, from the coding sequence ATGATTGCCATTGTCACAGACAGTACAGCACCTGTCACACGGCAAGAAGCCGAAAAATACGGCATCTGCATCGTTCCACACAGCTATCAGGTGAATGGAACCACTTATTTGGAAAACTATACAGACCGAAATTACAACTATACGCAGCGGTTAACCAATGCTGGGAACCATACAGCTACGAACCAGTGTACATCTTCCGCTTTTGCGGTCATGTTTGAGCATCTTCTTTCACAAGGATACGAAGTCCTCTGCATCGTCATTTCTTCGCGTTTAAGCGGTGCGTGGAACAGCGCCGTAACCGCGGCAAGAGAAATCGGCGGCGATAAAATTGCCGTTGTGGATTCTCTTACAACGGCCGGTGGGCTTTATTATCAGATTATGCGCGCCCGTGAATTAGCAGATACAGGAATATCGTTGGATAAACTGGCAAGCTACTGTGCCGCACAACGGAGCAGTGTCGGTTTAGGCTTTTCTGTAGAAGATATGCATGCCCTGCGCCGCAGCCGCCGCTTGGGACCGCTGAGTCAATCTGTCACAACAATTTTAAATTGCCGTCCTATTTTCCTGGTACAGGATGGGACTATCGTTTATAAGGAGCTGGCACGCGGCCGTGCGAACCGGATACGAATGCTGTCTGCATTGGTGCCACAGAACGCACAGCGCATTATGGTACAGGGCTTTGGCACAATGCCGATTGCGTCAAGTCTTGCACATATGCTGCAGCAGCATTTTCCGCAGATAGAGATTCAGCGTAAGGAAGTGGGCCCGGTACTAAGCATTCATATTGGTATGCAGGCCTTGGCGGTGTCTTGGTGCTTGAATTGA
- a CDS encoding acetyl-CoA carboxylase carboxyltransferase subunit alpha produces MEAYKKLQLARKSNRPTGLDYINHILTDFFEMHGDRRFADDSAIVAGIGRLCGQPITVIAQEKGHTMKERTYRNFGSAHPEGYRKALRQMKLAEKFGRPVLCIVDTAGAYCGTGAEERGQGEAIAENLSEMMTLQVPILSLFIGEGGSGGALGLAVANEVWMMENAVYSVISPEGCASILWKDPHKVREASDSLHICPEDLKLLGVVERILPENDWEQLWQDLPLLLHQKLVELSNLSGSELSESRYRRFRKMGVYGE; encoded by the coding sequence GTGGAAGCCTATAAAAAACTGCAGCTTGCCAGAAAGTCAAACCGGCCAACAGGCCTCGATTATATCAATCACATTTTAACAGATTTTTTTGAGATGCATGGTGACCGCCGTTTTGCAGATGACTCAGCTATTGTAGCTGGCATCGGGCGTCTTTGCGGCCAGCCTATCACCGTGATTGCTCAGGAAAAAGGTCATACGATGAAGGAGCGAACCTACCGGAATTTTGGCAGCGCACATCCAGAGGGATATCGAAAAGCACTCCGCCAAATGAAGCTGGCAGAAAAGTTTGGTCGTCCGGTTCTTTGTATTGTAGACACTGCCGGTGCATACTGTGGTACCGGCGCGGAGGAACGTGGGCAGGGGGAAGCTATTGCAGAGAATCTTTCAGAAATGATGACGCTGCAGGTTCCTATTCTTTCTCTTTTTATCGGTGAAGGCGGCAGCGGCGGCGCTTTGGGTTTGGCAGTAGCCAATGAAGTTTGGATGATGGAAAACGCTGTTTACTCAGTTATCAGTCCAGAAGGCTGTGCAAGCATTCTGTGGAAAGACCCACATAAGGTGCGGGAAGCCAGTGACAGCCTGCACATTTGCCCGGAGGATCTAAAGCTTTTGGGAGTAGTGGAGCGTATCCTACCGGAAAATGATTGGGAGCAGTTGTGGCAGGACCTTCCTTTGCTTCTGCATCAAAAACTTGTTGAACTTTCTAATCTTTCTGGCTCTGAACTGTCCGAATCACGATACCGCCGTTTCCGGAAAATGGGGGTGTATGGAGAATGA
- the spo0A gene encoding sporulation transcription factor Spo0A, with translation MENSIKLLIANESPEYQQENTHVFEENGFCVSYTEKDGSSLLKAVETQQPAAVLAPIFMPGLDAVGVLNSLQEHHPTKLPTFVVESNFTSPTLEREVLSAGAAYLAVQPYETVQLARRIRQLLTMENPTVPCQETLEIQVTEILHQIGVPAHIKGYHYLRDSIIMAVENPDIINAVTKQLYPGVAKKYGTTPSRVERAIRHAIEVAWDRGDVDILNSYFGYTIHNTRGKPTNSEFIAMISDRLRLHMKNAG, from the coding sequence ATGGAGAATAGTATAAAACTTTTGATTGCCAATGAGAGTCCAGAGTATCAACAGGAAAATACTCATGTTTTTGAAGAAAATGGTTTTTGCGTATCTTATACTGAAAAAGACGGCAGCAGTCTTCTGAAAGCTGTAGAAACACAGCAGCCAGCAGCTGTGTTAGCTCCTATTTTCATGCCGGGGTTGGACGCAGTCGGTGTGTTGAATTCTTTGCAGGAACATCACCCGACAAAGCTGCCTACTTTTGTTGTGGAAAGTAATTTTACAAGTCCTACGCTGGAGAGGGAAGTCCTTTCAGCAGGAGCTGCCTATTTAGCTGTGCAGCCATATGAAACTGTTCAGCTTGCCCGGCGAATTCGTCAGCTACTGACCATGGAAAATCCAACAGTACCTTGCCAGGAAACGCTGGAAATTCAGGTAACCGAAATTTTACATCAAATTGGTGTTCCAGCGCATATCAAAGGGTACCATTATCTGCGGGATTCTATTATTATGGCAGTGGAAAATCCGGATATTATCAATGCCGTGACAAAACAATTATACCCAGGTGTTGCGAAAAAATACGGAACAACGCCATCCCGTGTGGAACGTGCTATTCGTCACGCGATTGAAGTCGCATGGGACCGCGGAGACGTCGATATTTTAAATTCCTATTTTGGATACACGATTCACAATACCCGCGGCAAGCCAACCAACTCGGAGTTTATCGCCATGATTTCTGATCGGCTGCGGCTGCACATGAAAAACGCCGGATAA
- the spoIVB gene encoding SpoIVB peptidase: MKKVERQVAAVLAAAVLSVSAAASAAEPTSAPVSGPHVCMLVPCGTPFGIKLFTNGVVVAGTADLETPTGTVNPAAKADVRVGDIIRSVNGKPVTKNEQIAAAIQKSGGKALKLGLLRSGKEQTANILPVQSAGSYRAGLWVRDSAAGVGTLTFYDPQTHAFAGLGHGITDPDTHTIMPFGCGDIVPVTISGVQKGSAGVPGELEGYFTSDVPSGTLYSNSEQGVFGNLKQPPHNTAVPVCPAEEVKAGPVQIVCTIDGNTPHTYQAEIELLNVRGARSKNMVLHITDKTLLARAGGIVQGMSGSPILQQGRLVGAVTHVFVNDPTRGYGILAENMLSAEKKAAA; encoded by the coding sequence ATGAAAAAAGTTGAAAGGCAAGTTGCTGCTGTTCTTGCAGCAGCGGTGCTCAGCGTCAGTGCGGCTGCTTCAGCGGCGGAACCGACGTCAGCACCTGTCAGCGGTCCCCATGTCTGTATGCTGGTCCCATGTGGCACGCCCTTTGGCATTAAGTTGTTTACAAATGGTGTTGTTGTAGCCGGTACAGCAGATTTGGAAACGCCCACTGGAACCGTGAATCCTGCCGCAAAAGCGGACGTACGGGTGGGAGATATCATTCGCTCTGTCAACGGTAAGCCTGTTACAAAGAATGAACAGATAGCTGCGGCCATTCAAAAAAGCGGAGGGAAAGCGCTGAAACTTGGTTTGCTGCGCAGTGGCAAAGAACAAACTGCAAATATTTTGCCAGTACAGAGTGCAGGGAGTTACCGGGCGGGCCTTTGGGTAAGAGACAGTGCTGCGGGTGTCGGTACGCTCACTTTCTATGACCCACAAACACATGCCTTTGCGGGTTTGGGGCATGGCATAACAGACCCGGACACGCATACTATTATGCCGTTTGGATGCGGAGACATTGTACCTGTCACAATTTCCGGCGTTCAAAAAGGTTCCGCCGGTGTACCAGGAGAATTGGAAGGTTATTTTACGTCAGATGTTCCGTCTGGAACGCTGTATTCTAATTCCGAGCAGGGTGTATTCGGCAATCTGAAGCAACCACCGCATAATACGGCCGTTCCAGTATGTCCTGCAGAAGAAGTGAAAGCCGGACCGGTACAGATTGTCTGTACGATAGATGGCAACACTCCGCATACGTATCAAGCAGAAATAGAGCTGTTAAACGTGCGCGGTGCACGCAGCAAGAACATGGTGCTGCACATTACGGACAAAACACTGTTAGCCCGTGCTGGAGGCATTGTGCAGGGAATGAGCGGCAGCCCCATTCTGCAGCAGGGCAGGTTGGTAGGTGCTGTTACTCATGTATTTGTAAATGATCCGACACGTGGATATGGAATTCTGGCTGAAAATATGTTGTCTGCCGAAAAGAAAGCAGCAGCATAG